The following coding sequences are from one Desulfatibacillum aliphaticivorans DSM 15576 window:
- a CDS encoding PP2C family protein-serine/threonine phosphatase: MGFKVPDNVLPENAKFFVIMQFAYVFGGISHIALGIAFWLFCIKEMAWFNFAYSAPVFTTAFILNRRGLHEAAFFLAFSELLMHQVAGVYVLGWGVGFQYFLIYLAGLTFFNARWHGKIRTCVIVLLCAVFTALYLYCQEPACDYVLSKTVYQAFFLSSSLTTLVALAMLIHYYVQAATRAEQGLTEANNQLSKKNLEIEKTLAERNQAFSHLNAELQEAARYVREILPEPIEDGPIRTDWRFIPSTALGGDAFGHHWLDEDRFVLYLIDVSGHGVGAALLSVSIMNALRAQSLPRTDFSDPASVLESLNQAFSGEDHGRMFFTIWYGVYSRSTRQMIYASGGHPPALLFGKNGNEPHVSQLRTPNFVIGGMRDVEYKKAACTIPEGGILYIFSDGVYEVRKMDGSVWRYKEFADYMTKAKPSEKSRLDLLHSHARNLANSEHLDDDFTILEVMF, translated from the coding sequence GTGGGATTTAAGGTTCCCGACAATGTGCTGCCAGAAAACGCCAAGTTTTTCGTAATCATGCAATTCGCCTATGTGTTCGGGGGGATCAGCCACATAGCATTAGGAATTGCGTTTTGGCTTTTCTGCATCAAGGAAATGGCCTGGTTCAACTTCGCCTACAGCGCACCCGTCTTTACCACGGCGTTTATCCTCAACCGGAGGGGGCTGCACGAAGCCGCGTTTTTTCTGGCCTTCAGCGAACTGCTGATGCATCAGGTCGCCGGGGTGTACGTGCTTGGTTGGGGCGTGGGCTTTCAATATTTTTTGATTTACCTGGCCGGACTGACCTTTTTTAACGCCCGATGGCATGGAAAAATCCGGACGTGCGTCATTGTGCTTTTATGCGCCGTGTTCACGGCTCTCTATTTATACTGCCAGGAGCCCGCCTGCGATTACGTTCTTTCCAAAACCGTATACCAGGCCTTTTTTCTGTCTTCCAGCCTGACCACGCTTGTGGCCCTGGCTATGCTCATTCATTATTACGTTCAGGCCGCCACCCGGGCGGAGCAAGGATTGACCGAGGCCAACAACCAGCTTTCGAAAAAAAACCTCGAGATAGAAAAGACTCTGGCCGAACGCAACCAGGCCTTTTCCCACCTGAACGCCGAACTCCAGGAGGCGGCCCGGTACGTGCGGGAAATCCTGCCGGAGCCCATTGAGGACGGCCCCATCCGGACGGACTGGAGATTCATTCCGTCCACGGCTTTGGGGGGAGACGCCTTCGGCCACCATTGGCTGGACGAGGACCGTTTTGTGTTGTATCTCATCGACGTCAGCGGGCACGGGGTGGGGGCGGCGCTGCTTTCCGTGTCCATCATGAACGCCTTGCGCGCCCAGTCATTGCCGCGGACGGATTTCTCCGACCCGGCCAGTGTGCTGGAATCCTTGAATCAGGCCTTTTCGGGCGAGGATCACGGCCGCATGTTTTTCACCATATGGTACGGGGTGTATTCCAGAAGCACGCGCCAAATGATCTATGCCAGCGGCGGGCATCCGCCGGCCCTGCTGTTCGGAAAAAACGGAAACGAACCGCACGTCTCCCAACTCCGCACGCCCAACTTCGTGATTGGGGGGATGCGGGATGTGGAATACAAGAAAGCCGCATGCACCATTCCCGAGGGCGGGATTTTGTACATTTTTTCCGACGGCGTGTATGAGGTTCGCAAAATGGACGGAAGCGTATGGCGATACAAGGAATTCGCCGACTACATGACAAAAGCCAAACCGTCCGAAAAGTCCCGCCTGGATCTGCTGCACAGCCACGCCCGGAACCTGGCCAATTCAGAGCATCTGGACGACGACTTTACTATTCTTGAGGTCATGTTCTAA
- a CDS encoding 2-hydroxyacyl-CoA dehydratase subunit D — MSQPDYLQPFADCLTQSSQWLSAQAEAGEKHIGYFCTYTPVELIHACGFVPIRVMGEPGVVEQAYSLVPDFICPFMKCALEKALNGGFKYLKGVVQGYTCDVSCGMANIWKENIPGELYHTFPLPYTDAPATRDYLHKEFQAFIHKAEQAGGEFRLERLQSSLDMYAAIRRSLLSLYQFGEDGAPALNARERHIVVQAGYVAPPDLFLGMLEALASQKPFNSRESQAGIPVLISGSLVESVGVFDAMEKAGARIVADDLCSGYRNLLPVDGSGSGPMERLIDRYVNRFPCPSRCRAENRFPLLMDRIEQTGARGVIFLIQKFCTPHLADIPELTRLLKAAGIPVLVVEMDESWRMGGQLQTRLEGFVEMIDGMYGTNHGKI, encoded by the coding sequence ATGAGCCAGCCGGATTATTTGCAGCCCTTCGCCGATTGCTTAACCCAAAGCTCTCAATGGCTGTCCGCCCAAGCGGAGGCCGGGGAAAAGCATATCGGCTATTTTTGTACATATACTCCCGTGGAGCTGATCCATGCCTGCGGGTTCGTTCCGATCCGTGTCATGGGGGAGCCTGGCGTTGTGGAACAGGCCTATTCCCTGGTCCCGGATTTTATTTGCCCTTTTATGAAATGCGCCCTGGAAAAAGCCTTGAACGGAGGATTCAAATATCTGAAGGGAGTGGTCCAGGGGTATACCTGCGACGTATCTTGCGGCATGGCCAATATCTGGAAGGAGAACATTCCGGGAGAGCTTTACCACACCTTCCCCCTGCCTTATACGGACGCCCCTGCAACGAGAGACTATCTCCATAAGGAATTCCAGGCGTTCATTCATAAAGCGGAACAGGCCGGTGGCGAGTTCCGCCTGGAAAGGCTGCAATCTTCCCTGGATATGTACGCGGCGATCCGCCGCAGCCTGCTCAGCCTGTACCAATTCGGAGAAGACGGAGCGCCCGCCCTTAACGCCCGGGAGCGCCACATAGTCGTCCAGGCTGGTTACGTCGCGCCTCCCGACCTTTTTCTCGGCATGTTGGAAGCCCTGGCCAGCCAAAAGCCCTTTAATTCCCGGGAAAGCCAGGCAGGAATCCCCGTTTTGATTTCCGGCAGCCTGGTGGAGTCCGTGGGCGTTTTTGACGCCATGGAGAAGGCCGGCGCCCGAATCGTTGCAGACGACCTGTGCTCGGGATACCGGAACCTGTTGCCGGTGGACGGAAGCGGCTCCGGCCCCATGGAAAGGCTGATCGACCGGTATGTGAACCGATTTCCCTGCCCTTCCCGTTGCAGAGCCGAAAACCGTTTTCCCTTGCTGATGGACAGGATAGAGCAAACAGGCGCCCGGGGGGTGATTTTTCTCATACAAAAATTTTGCACGCCTCATCTGGCGGACATTCCCGAGCTTACCCGCCTTTTGAAGGCAGCCGGAATTCCGGTTTTGGTTGTAGAGATGGATGAAAGCTGGCGGATGGGAGGCCAATTGCAGACAAGGCTGGAGGGCTTTGTCGAAATGATCGATGGGATGTATGGAACGAATCATGGAAAAATCTAA